From Bos mutus isolate GX-2022 chromosome 5, NWIPB_WYAK_1.1, whole genome shotgun sequence, one genomic window encodes:
- the LOC138987848 gene encoding large ribosomal subunit protein uL30 — MEGAEEKKKKVPAVPETLKKKRKNFAELKIKRLRKKFAQKMLRKARRKLIYEKAKHYHKEYRQMYRTEIRMARMARKAGNFYVPAEPKLAFVIRIRGINGVSPKVRKVLQLLRLRQIFNGTFVKLNKASINMLRIVEPYIAWGYPNLKSVNELIYKRGYGKINKKRIALTDNALIARSLGKYGIICMEDLIHEIYTVGKRFKEANNFLWPFKLSSPRGGMKKKTTHFVEGGDAGNREDQINRLIRRMN; from the coding sequence ATGGAGGgtgcagaagagaagaaaaagaaggttccTGCTGTGCCAGAAACCCTTAAGAAAAAGCGGAAGAATTTCGCAGAGCTTAAGATCAAGCGACTGAGAAAGAAGTTTGCCCAAAAGATGCTTCGAAAGGCAAGGAGGAAGCTTATCTATGAAAAAGCTAAGCATTACCACAAGGAATACAGGCAGATGTACAGAACTGAAATTCGAATGGCTAGGATGGCACGAAAAGCCGGTAACTTCTATGTACCCGCGGAACCCAAATTGGCGTTTGTCATCAGGATCAGAGGTATCAATGGTGTGAGCCCAAAGGTTCGAAAGGTGCTGCAGCTCCTTCGCCTCCGGCAGATCTTCAACGGCACCTTTGTGAAGCTCAACAAGGCATCAATTAACATGCTGAGAATTGTGGAGCCATACATTGCATGGGGGTACCCAAATCTGAAGTCTGTAAATGAATTGATTTACAAGCGTGGTTACGGCAAAATCAACAAAAAGCGAATTGCCCTGACAGACAACGCATTGATTGCTCGATCTCTTGGGAAATATGGAATCATCTGCATGGAGGATCTGATTCATGAGATCTATACCGTTGGAAAACGTTTCAAAGAAGCAAACAACTTCCTGTGGCCCTTTAAATTGTCTTCTCCACGAGgtggaatgaagaaaaagacCACCCATTTTGTAGAAGGTGGAGATGCTGGCAACAGGGAAGACCAGATCAACAGGCTTATTAGAAGGATGAACTAA